The Solanum lycopersicum chromosome 6, SLM_r2.1 genome has a window encoding:
- the LOC101267242 gene encoding flowering time control protein FPA has translation MAPPGEIPSNNLWVGNIAPDVTDADLTSLFQKYGQLDSVTAYSSRGFGFLYFKNINDSKEAKDALQGSLFHGNPLRIEFAKPAKPCKSLWVAGISKSVSKEELEDQFKGFGTIQEYKFIRDRNTAYIDFARLEDAAEALKNMNGKKFGGEQIRVDYLRSQPTRREQGPEYREMRDGQYHNRNVGHPDSRLMPQDFARNYSDPMHAGFRRQHPFQLPVGQGHGQPSKILSIGYPPSVHVDEDMLHNAMILFGEINGIRTFYDRNFSLVEFRSVEEAQRAKEGLQGKLFNDPRITIEYYSSGPAPGREYHPSIIGPTTDSYPNENSFQPAQMGMFGHNRPMLASNVPGHLPPFGIHGPEIPARPLGMQGRFDPTISGPEYTDLPVASKLRDTSPHNVVGGPNWKAASPTPGMLSSPSGVQKAPSRSAIPGRDVFDSSQLQRESKRSRIDGAYDNSYPHKRTSDRAEQYGLGPFGTNVPSGPVTVGQANNSVSPLDARISPGQRLPGHNYIWHGTIAKGGTPVCHARCVPIGESIEFEIPEVVNCSARTGLDMLTKHYADAVGFNVVYFLPNSEKDFASYTEFLGYLGSKDRAGVAKFANGTTLFLVPPSDFLTKVLKVVGPKRLYGVVLKFAHHMPSGTSLPQESSQPQYVDAPRMPSSQAAYDAMPSVERVPQMNYNQVTLEDMKLPSKDYGSLTAAYATNTVQPSNSAAYPSSYVHQSNAAAPAQAGVSLTPELIANLVKILPASQLLSVEGTTMPAGASAGMPASDVAVGPGKVQQQSWRYDQQAPGQAADHMFSSQFNNQTQVLPQLQAHPQVLNTPSHYSQGATSFNQIQDHNLNLQAQGGPPQTLPSTINSQGTQLSAQPHIDRQLQLGRHQDAASASGIAHATDAVGHYGSSVPQQQTNLASLTNQTHGANVSQPQAGMPGASGMGLATQMQQLQSALYGSAQEGSESEVDKNERYQATLLFAASLLSKIHNQKPSSQSGQGSDNH, from the exons ATGGCGCCGCCTGGAGAAATACCGTCGAACAATCTATGGGTTGGTAATATAGCACCAGATGTTACTGATGCAGATCTAACGTCTTTGTTCCAGAAATACGGACAGCTTGATAGTGTAACCGCTTATTCTTCTCGCGGATTTGGTTTTCTCTATTTCAAAAACATCAACGATTCTAAGGAGGCTAAAGACGCGCTTCAGGGATCCCTCTTCCATGGAAATCCTCTTAGGATTGAATTCGCAAAGCCG GCAAAGCCATGCAAAAGTTTGTGGGTAGCAGGGATTAGTAAGTCTGTGTCAAAAGAAGAATTGGAAGATCAATTCAAGGGATTTGGTACAATTCAAGAATATAAGTTCATCAGGGATCGCAACACCGCATACATTGATTTTGCTAGACTGGAAGACGCAGCAGAAGCACTGAAGAACATGAATGGAAAAAAATTTGGTGGCGAACAGATTCGTGTGGATTATCTCAGGTCACAACCTACGAGAAGA GAGCAAGGACCGGAGTATCGGGAAATGAGGGATGGACAGTATCACAATAGGAACGTTGGCCATCCTGACAGTCGGCTTATGCCTCAAGATTTTGCCAGGAACTACTCTGATCCTATGCATGCTGGCTTCAGAAGGCAACAT CCATTTCAGTTGCCAGTGGGACAAGGACATGGACAACCTAGTAAAATCTTGTCTATAGGTTATCCTCCTTCTGTCCATGTCGACGAGGATATGCTACACAATGCTATGATTTTGTTTGGTGAGATCAATGGAATAAGAACATTTTATGATAGAAATTTCTCATTGGTTGAGTTTAGAAGTGTGGAGGAAGCCCAGCGTGCTAAAGAGGGTTTGCAGGGCAAGCTTTTCAATGATCCGAGGATCACAATTGAATATTATAGCAGTGGTCCTGCACCTGGCAGAGAGTATCATCCTTCAATTATAGGCCCAACAACTGACTCTTATCCCAATGAAAATTCATTCCAACCAGCACAGATGGGTATGTTTGGCCATAACCGTCCTATGTTGGCCTCTAATGTACCTGGACATTTGCCACCTTTTGGTATTCATGGTCCTGAAATCCCAGCTAGGCCTTTGGGTATGCAAGGCAGATTTGACCCTACTATTTCAGGCCCAGAATATACTGATTTGCCAGTAGCCAGTAAATTGCGAGATACAAGTCCTCATAATGTTGTGGGGGGCCCAAACTGGAAGGCGGCATCTCCAACACCAGGGATGCTTTCTTCTCCTTCAGGTGTGCAGAAAGCACCGAGTAGATCTGCCATTCCTGGCCGGGATGTATTTGATTCTAGCCAACTTCAAAGAGAATCTAAGAGATCAAGGATTGATGGGGCATATGATAATTCTTATCCCCATAAAAGAACAAGTGACAGAGCTGAACAATATGGATTGGGTCCATTTGGTACTAATGTTCCTTCTGGTCCCGTTACAGTCGGTCAAGCAAATAACAGTGTTAGCCCTCTAGATGCAAGAATTTCTCCTGGACAGCGCCTTCCTGGGCATAATTATATATGGCATGGCACTATTGCCAAGGGCGGAACGCCTGTGTGTCATGCTCGCTGTGTTCCTATTGGGGAAAGTATAGAATTTGAGAT CCCTGAGGTAGTCAATTGCTCCGCGAGAACGGGACTAGACATGTTGACCAAACACTACGCAGATGCTGTTGGGTTCAACGTTGTGTACTTCTTGCCTAATAGCGAAAAGGACTTTGCTTCATACACCGAGTTCCTGGGTTACCTGGGTTCAAAGGATCGGGCCGGGGTTGCAAAATTTGCTAATGGAACCACTTTGTTCTTGGTGCCACCTTCTGACTTTCTTACGAAGGTTCTGAAAGTTGTTGGTCCAAAACGTCTGTATGGGGTGGTTCTAAAGTTTGCACATCATATGCCTAGTGGCACATCCTTGCCACAAGAGTCCAGTCAACCTCAGTATGTCGATGCACCACGGATGCCATCTTCTCAAGCTGCCTATGATGCAATGCCTTCCGTGGAAAGGGTTCCGCAGATGAACTATAATCAGGTTACTCTAGAAGATATGAAGCTGCCTTCAAAAGATTACGGTTCTCTAACTGCTGCATATGCAACAAATACTGTGCAGCCAAGTAATTCTGCTGCATACCCCTCGAGTTATGTACACCAAAGCAATGCTGCAGCGCCAGCCCAAGCAGGCGTCTCTTTGACCCCTGAACTTATTGCTAACCTTGTGAAGATTCTACCAGCTAGCCAGTTGCTAAGTGTGGAAGGAACAACCATGCCTGCAGGAGCTTCTGCTGGAATGCCTGCATCGGATGTTGCTGTTGGACCTGGTAAAGTGCAGCAACAATCTTGGAGATATGACCAGCAAGCTCCTGGTCAAGCTGCTGATCACATGTTTTCCAGCCAATTTAACAACCAAACACAGGTTTTACCACAGCTCCAAGCTCATCCGCAAGTCTTGAACACGCCTAGCCATTATTCTCAAGGGGCTACTAGTTTTAACCAAATTCAAGACCACAACCTCAACCTGCAAGCACAAGGTGGTCCTCCTCAGACATTGCCCTCGACCATCAATTCTCAAGGTACACAGCTCTCAGCCCAGCCCCATATTGATCGGCAGCTTCAGCTTGGAAGGCATCAAGATGCTGCCAGTGCTTCCGGGATAGCTCATGCCACAGATGCCGTAGGACATTATGGTTCATCTGTTCCTCAACAACAAACAAATCTTGCATCATTGACCAACCAGACTCATGGTGCTAATGTTTCCCAGCCACAAGCTGGCATGCCTGGTGCCTCTGGCATGGGGCTTGCAACTCAAATGCAGCAATTGCAGTCTGCACTTTATGGGTCAGCACAGGAGGGATCAGAATCGGAGGTTGACAAGAACGAACGCTACCAGGCAACTCTATTATTCGCAGCTAGTCTCCTCTCTAAGATACACAACCAGAAGCCAAGCAGTCAAAGTGGGCAAGGATCAGACAATCATTGA